Proteins from one Triticum aestivum cultivar Chinese Spring chromosome 7A, IWGSC CS RefSeq v2.1, whole genome shotgun sequence genomic window:
- the LOC123153372 gene encoding uncharacterized protein, whose protein sequence is MNQHNTSSARTKHFFYKNMSTGNPILRCACGMPCTRKAGSAVARQDKFYFSCVNYGVQRRACEVYVWEDVLEEYVQKRIQAERVKLREVTEDRDEFIEEMADRNREIRNLRTMNKVLQLALASTAPVAAMIAIGAAWVGK, encoded by the exons GCAAGAACAAAGCACTTCTTCTACAAGAACATGTCGACTGGAAATCCGATACTTCGATGTGCATGCGGCATGCCATGCACCAGGAAAGCTGGATCTGCGGTGGCGAGGCAGGACAAGTTCTACTTCAGCTGCGTGAACTATGGG GTTCAGAGGAGAGCGTGCGAGGTCTACGTGTGGGAGGATGTACTGGAGGAATACGTGCAGAAGAGAATCCAAGCTGAACGGGTGAAGCTGCGGGAGGTGACAGAAGACCGAGACGAGTTCATCGAGGAAATGGCTGATAGGAACAGGGAGATCAGGAACCTCAGGACGATGAACAAGGTGCTACAACTTGCACTCGCGTCCACTGCGCCAGTGGCAGCCATGATCGCAATCGGGGCTGCTTGGGTTGGGAAATGA